One Malus domestica chromosome 11, GDT2T_hap1 genomic region harbors:
- the LOC103422639 gene encoding eukaryotic translation initiation factor 2 subunit beta, which produces MADDNQNEVKDEVVADIAPFDPTKKKKKKKVVIQDTTDDSVDKLAEKTETLTVSEGQESTFTGLKKKKKKPVETSILNEESGDPVEDVNEHTGEDEEGEGIVLETPSYPWEGSDRDYTYEELLDRVFNILRENNPDLAGDRRRTVMRPPQVLREGTKKTVFVNFMDLCKTMHRQPDHVMAFLLAELGTSGSLDGQQRLVVKGRFAPKNFEGILRRYVNEYVICLGCKSPDTILSKENRLFFLRCEKCGSGRSVAPIKAGFMARVGRRNAGT; this is translated from the exons ATGGCGGACGACAATCAGAATGAGGTGAAGGACGAGGTGGTAGCAGAT ATTGCTCCCTTTGATCCtactaaaaagaagaaaaagaagaaggttgTTATTCAGGATACTACTGATGATTCTGTGGACAAGTTGGCCGAGAAAACGGAAACCTTGACAG TTTCTGAGGGGCAGGAGAGTACGTTTACTGgtttgaaaaagaagaagaagaagcca GTTGAGACCAGTATCTTGAATGAAGAGAGTGGTGACCCAGTGGAAGATGTGAATG AGCACACTGGTGAGGATGAGGAAGGAGAAGGGATTGTTCTAGAGACTCCATCATATCCTTGGGAAGGGAGTGATCGTGATTACACTTATGAAGAA CTTCTTGATAGGGTGTTTAACATTCTTCGCGAAAATAACCCGGATCTGGCTGGAGACAGGCGTAGGACAGTGATGAGGCCTCCACAAGTTCTTCGTGAGGGCACAAAGAAAACCGTTTTTGTGAATTTCATGGATCTATGCAAGAC GATGCATAGGCAACCAGATCATGTCATGGCTTTCTTGCTTGCCGAACTGGGAACTAGTGGATCACTTGATGGACAGCAGAGGTTGGTTGTTAAGGGAAGATTTGCCCCAAAAAATTTCGAAGGAATACTGCGGCGATATGTCA ATGAATATGTCATTTGCCTCGGGTGCAAAAGTCCAGACACTATACTTTCAAAGGAGAATCGTCTCTTCTTTCTCAGATGCGAGAAG TGTGGTTCTGGACGATCAGTTGCTCCAATTAAAGCTGGTTTTATGGCTCGTGTTGGGCGAAGGAACGCCGGGACATAA
- the LOC139189177 gene encoding uncharacterized protein translates to MWVLRYVDDNGHIIERFVGIQHVTNTISSSLNDVIDTLFSHNSLSISKLRGQGYDAASNMRGELNGLKTKILREQSCAYYVHCFAHQLQLALVAVAKKNIDFASFFATANIMIASFFATANIVVNHVGASCKRRDLLRGQLQEELVIAFENDCLITGRGLNLETSLKRAGDTRWNSHYGTLISIISMFSSVVHVLQMVIDDNPNESAGEANKLMREIRTFEFVFHLFLMKVILGLTNDLSQALQMKDQEIVNAMALVKSCKEKLHWMRNNGFDALVDEVSSFCEKHYIDVLNMEDAFILPGRSRRNAPIKTNRHHYRVELFIYIIDEQITELEDRFNEVNTELLICLACLSPKDSFVAFDKPKLLRLAQFYLQDFSDEDRLALEDQLEIYIHYVRSSNDFSQLEGIGDLAKKMVETRMHQVFNYVYLLITLSLVLPVATASVERAFFLL, encoded by the coding sequence atGTGGGTGTTGCGTTATGTGGATGACAACGGGCATATAATTGAAAGATTTGTGGGTATCCAACATGTTACCAACACTATTTCAAGTTCACTAAATGATGTTATTGACACATTATTTTCTCACAACAGTTTGAGCATTTCCAAGCTACGAGGACAAGGTTATGATGCTGCTAGCAATATGAGAGGTGAGTTGAAtggccttaaaacaaagatattgaGAGAACAATCTTGTGCATATTATGTTCATTGTTTTGCTCATCAACTTCAACTAGCTCTTGTTGCCGTAGCAAAGAAGAATATAGACTTTGCCTCTTTTTTTGCAACGGCTAATATTATGATTGCCTCTTTTTTTGCAACGGCTAATATTGTGGTTAATCATGTTGGAGCATCTTGTAAGCGGCGTGATTTACTTAGAGGGCAACTTCAAGAAGAGCTTGTGATAGCTTTTGAAAATGATTGTCTTATAACGGGGCGAGGCTTAAATCTAGAAACAAGTCTCAAACGTGCCGGTGACACACGATGGAACTCACACTATGGTACCTTGATTAGCATCATTTCCATGTTTTCATCCGTGGTTCATGTGCTTCAAATGGTTATTGATGATAATCCCAATGAAAGTGCGGGTGAagcaaataagttaatgagagAAATACGtacttttgagtttgtgtttcaccttttcttgatgaaagtcatattgggactcacaaatgatttgtcacaagcattgcaaatgaaagatcaagaaattgtgaatgcaatggctTTAGTGAAATCATGCAAGGAAAAGCTACATTGGATGAGGAATAATGGGTTCGATGCATTGGTTGATGAAgtatcttctttttgtgaaaaacattaTATTGATGTTCTTAACATGGAAGATGCATTTATACTTCCAGGGAGGTCAAGGCGTAATGCTCCAATAAAGACAAATCGTCATCATTATCGTGTGGAGCTCTTTATTTATATCATTGATGAACAAATTACGGAGTTAGAGGATCGCTTTAATGAGGTAAATACCGAGTTGCTTATTTGTTTGGCATGTTTGAGTCCGAAAGATTCATTTGTAGCTTTTGATAAACCAAAATTACTTCGTCTTGCTCAATTTTATCTTCAAGACTTTTCGGATGAGGATCGTTTggcacttgaagatcaacttgagatttatattcattatgtgCGTTCCAGTAATGatttctctcaattggaagggattggtgatcttgcaaaaaaaatggtggagacaaGGATGCATCAAGTATTCAATTATGTATATCTACTCATTACATTGTCTTTAGTTTTACCAGTTGCAACTGCTTCAGTGGAGAGagcattttttttgttatga
- the LOC114819840 gene encoding uncharacterized protein, translating to MEIGGKIGLVWFSLGIFLLFQNAQAFNKTDPTDNVNLSPFYAWESAYYCMNRTAPSQCSAKGQLTFSGIVDVAANESREYCSSGCSAHALEVLKCIYLCKRDFWFHNNATVHVLNTTITEGCKNNNSAISTVDYKSSGMKVFQKMHVPFVASLSTLAFIATSNIM from the exons ATGGAGATTGGTGGGAAAATTGGGTTGGTTTGGTTTTCTCTGGGGAttttccttctatttcaaaatgCTCAGGCCTTTA ATAAAACAGACCCTACAGACAATGTAAATCTAAGTCCATTCTATGCTTGGGAAAGTGCTTACTACTGCATGAACAGAACA GCACCTTCTCAATGTTCGGCAAAGGGGCAGCTGACATTCTCAGGAATAGTGGACGTGGCCGCAAATGAGTCCAGAGAATACTGCAGCTCAGGTTGCTCAGCACACGCCTTGGAGGTTCTTAAATGTATCTACCTCTGCAAAAGGGACTTCTGGTTTCATAACAATGCCACTGTGCATGTCCTCAACACAACCATCACTGAGGGATGTAAGAATAATAATTCAG CTATTTCGACAGTGGATTACAAAAGCAGTGGCATGAAGGTGTTCCAAAAGATGCACGTACCATTTGTTGCATCACTCTCAACCTTGGCCTTCATAGCGACGTCCAACATCATGTGA
- the LOC103422640 gene encoding protein NETWORKED 4A isoform X1 has product MANSLVESNKTMKRFESRKSHSWWWDSHISPKNSKWLADNREEMDRSIKRMLKLVEEDGDTFAKKAEMYYQKRPELIAHVEEFYRLYRSLAERYDHVIGELRKNAPSDLQSQSSCLSDIGSELPSALPSPDFQPGRLGRRKSGPRAAGFDFFLGPGGNGSDNYQKEGDESSSLTDSEPESDDSSVNNYSTPLSNGLDHGQTRKIIELEIELREVKEKLRMLQEESVDSSFTGAKPDHSNEFPAKIAEYEQELTTTNEKLRESEEEIARLNIKLKRDESPQHNNGIKVALEPESPQHNNGLKLALELSKPKEAKIHEGERDREINESPEIHERVDGSGELQDPGSKIEALTKELRATKDRLQHSEKEIASLRQQLESNKASEEIQRLQGQLVSANKDISSWKTKFNAEKREVSKLQERISRLKNSLTDRDNEVMDLKIAVSDAEEKIFPEKAQVKAEISRLQLERTHSEEQIKDWESRARLLEDEIRRMKSGKAEMEERLNGEIAQLKADILERSNQMENLNKVLDAMKTERYELSTKATTLQAEVSSRDDRINEINKTLQHMQTEHQELLNGAEGERKLVEELTEREKELEEEIQGQRIVIMEGAEGKREAIRQLCFSLEHYRNEYHRLRQACMGNKRVPVLAT; this is encoded by the exons ATGGCCAACTCCTTG GTTGAGTCCAATAAGACTATGAAGAGGTTCGAATCAAGAAAGTCTCATTCGTGGTGGTGGGATAGTCACATCAGTCCCAAGAACTCTAAGTGGCTTGCAGATAATCGCGAGG AGATGGATCGGAGCATCAAACGGATGTTGAAGCTGGTTGAAGAGGATGGTGATACATTTGCAAAAAAGGCAGAAATGTATTATCAAAAGAGGCCTGAATTGATTGCTCATGTTGAAGAGTTTTATCGCTTGTACCGGTCCCTGGCTGAACGTTATGATCATGTGATAGGAGAATTGCGGAAGAATGCACCCTCAGATCTCCAATCCCAGAGTTCATGCCTTTCTGACATTGGTTCAGAACTGCCATCTGCATTGCCATCTCCTGATTTCCAACCTGGAAGACTAGGTCGTCGGAAATCTGGCCCTCGTGCTGCTGGCTTTGATTTCTTCCTTGGCCCTGGTGGAAACGGCTCAGATAATTACCAGAAAGAGGGAGACGAATCATCTTCATTAACCGATTCCGAGCCAGAATCTGATGATTCTTCAGTCAACAATTATTCAACTCCCTTGTCAAATGGTCTTGATCATGGGCAGACGAGAAAGATAATTGAATTGGAAATTGAGCTTCGTGAAGTGAAGGAGAAGCTCCGGATGCTACAGGAAGAGAGTGTAGACAGTTCATTCACGGGTGCAAAACCTGATCATTCCAATGAATTTCCTGCAAAAATTGCAGAATATGAGCAGGAGCTGACAACCACAAATGAAAAATTGCGGGAGTCGGAAGAAGAGATTGCCAGGTTGAACATCAAGCTCAAAAGGGACGAGTCTCCGCAGCATAATAATGGTATAAAGGTTGCACTTGAACCAGAGTCTCCACAACATAATAATGGTCTTAAGCTTGCACTTGAATTATCAAAACCGAAAGAGGCCAAGATACATGAGGGTGAGCGAGACAGGGAGATAAATGAATCGCCGGAGATTCATGAAAGGGTTGATGGGTCGGGAGAACTTCAAGACCCAGGTAGCAAGATTGAGGCATTGACGAAAGAGCTTAGAGCCACAAAAGATAGACTTCAACATTCAGAAAAAGAGATTGCAAGTTTGAGACAGCAACTTGAGAGTAATAAAGCCTCTGAGGAAATCCAACGCTTGCAGGGTCAGCTTGTATCCGCTAACAAGGATATTTCTTCGTGGAAAACGAAGTTCAACGCAGAGAAACGAGAGGTGTCCAAGCTGCAGGAACGAATTTCAAGGTTGAAAAATAGTTTAACAGACCGGGATAATGAAGTCATGGATTTGAAAATAGCAGTGTCTGATGCCGAGGAGAAGATTTTCCCCGAGAAAGCACAGGTTAAGGCTGAAATATCTCGATTGCAATTAGAACGGACACATTCAGAGGAGCAAATTAAAGACTGGGAATCTCGTGCTCGGTTGTTGGAAGACGAAATCAGACGGATGAAGTCTGGAAAAGCAGAAATGGAGGAGAGACTGAATGGCGAGATCGCGCAGTTGAAGGCAGACATCCTTGAGAGAAGCAACCAAATGGAGAATTTAAACAAGGTCCTTGATGCAATGAAAACAGAAAGATATGAGCTTAGCACCAAAGCCACAACGCTACAGGCAGAGGTGAGTTCAAGAGACGATCGGATCAATGAGATAAACAAGACTTTGCAGCATATGCAGACGGAACATCAGGAACTGCTCAACGGGGCTGAAGGGGAGCGTAAACTGGTGGAGGAGCTAACAGAAAGAGAAAAGGAACTCGAAGAGGAGATTCAGGGGCAAAGAATTGTGATCATGGAAGGAGCAGAAGGAAAAAGAGAAGCTATAAGGCAGCTATGCTTCTCGCTTGAACATTACAGGAACGAATACCATAGGCTTAGACAGGCTTGCATGGGGAACAAGAGAGTTCCAGTTTTGGCAACTTAA
- the LOC103422640 gene encoding protein NETWORKED 4A isoform X2, producing the protein MDRSIKRMLKLVEEDGDTFAKKAEMYYQKRPELIAHVEEFYRLYRSLAERYDHVIGELRKNAPSDLQSQSSCLSDIGSELPSALPSPDFQPGRLGRRKSGPRAAGFDFFLGPGGNGSDNYQKEGDESSSLTDSEPESDDSSVNNYSTPLSNGLDHGQTRKIIELEIELREVKEKLRMLQEESVDSSFTGAKPDHSNEFPAKIAEYEQELTTTNEKLRESEEEIARLNIKLKRDESPQHNNGIKVALEPESPQHNNGLKLALELSKPKEAKIHEGERDREINESPEIHERVDGSGELQDPGSKIEALTKELRATKDRLQHSEKEIASLRQQLESNKASEEIQRLQGQLVSANKDISSWKTKFNAEKREVSKLQERISRLKNSLTDRDNEVMDLKIAVSDAEEKIFPEKAQVKAEISRLQLERTHSEEQIKDWESRARLLEDEIRRMKSGKAEMEERLNGEIAQLKADILERSNQMENLNKVLDAMKTERYELSTKATTLQAEVSSRDDRINEINKTLQHMQTEHQELLNGAEGERKLVEELTEREKELEEEIQGQRIVIMEGAEGKREAIRQLCFSLEHYRNEYHRLRQACMGNKRVPVLAT; encoded by the coding sequence ATGGATCGGAGCATCAAACGGATGTTGAAGCTGGTTGAAGAGGATGGTGATACATTTGCAAAAAAGGCAGAAATGTATTATCAAAAGAGGCCTGAATTGATTGCTCATGTTGAAGAGTTTTATCGCTTGTACCGGTCCCTGGCTGAACGTTATGATCATGTGATAGGAGAATTGCGGAAGAATGCACCCTCAGATCTCCAATCCCAGAGTTCATGCCTTTCTGACATTGGTTCAGAACTGCCATCTGCATTGCCATCTCCTGATTTCCAACCTGGAAGACTAGGTCGTCGGAAATCTGGCCCTCGTGCTGCTGGCTTTGATTTCTTCCTTGGCCCTGGTGGAAACGGCTCAGATAATTACCAGAAAGAGGGAGACGAATCATCTTCATTAACCGATTCCGAGCCAGAATCTGATGATTCTTCAGTCAACAATTATTCAACTCCCTTGTCAAATGGTCTTGATCATGGGCAGACGAGAAAGATAATTGAATTGGAAATTGAGCTTCGTGAAGTGAAGGAGAAGCTCCGGATGCTACAGGAAGAGAGTGTAGACAGTTCATTCACGGGTGCAAAACCTGATCATTCCAATGAATTTCCTGCAAAAATTGCAGAATATGAGCAGGAGCTGACAACCACAAATGAAAAATTGCGGGAGTCGGAAGAAGAGATTGCCAGGTTGAACATCAAGCTCAAAAGGGACGAGTCTCCGCAGCATAATAATGGTATAAAGGTTGCACTTGAACCAGAGTCTCCACAACATAATAATGGTCTTAAGCTTGCACTTGAATTATCAAAACCGAAAGAGGCCAAGATACATGAGGGTGAGCGAGACAGGGAGATAAATGAATCGCCGGAGATTCATGAAAGGGTTGATGGGTCGGGAGAACTTCAAGACCCAGGTAGCAAGATTGAGGCATTGACGAAAGAGCTTAGAGCCACAAAAGATAGACTTCAACATTCAGAAAAAGAGATTGCAAGTTTGAGACAGCAACTTGAGAGTAATAAAGCCTCTGAGGAAATCCAACGCTTGCAGGGTCAGCTTGTATCCGCTAACAAGGATATTTCTTCGTGGAAAACGAAGTTCAACGCAGAGAAACGAGAGGTGTCCAAGCTGCAGGAACGAATTTCAAGGTTGAAAAATAGTTTAACAGACCGGGATAATGAAGTCATGGATTTGAAAATAGCAGTGTCTGATGCCGAGGAGAAGATTTTCCCCGAGAAAGCACAGGTTAAGGCTGAAATATCTCGATTGCAATTAGAACGGACACATTCAGAGGAGCAAATTAAAGACTGGGAATCTCGTGCTCGGTTGTTGGAAGACGAAATCAGACGGATGAAGTCTGGAAAAGCAGAAATGGAGGAGAGACTGAATGGCGAGATCGCGCAGTTGAAGGCAGACATCCTTGAGAGAAGCAACCAAATGGAGAATTTAAACAAGGTCCTTGATGCAATGAAAACAGAAAGATATGAGCTTAGCACCAAAGCCACAACGCTACAGGCAGAGGTGAGTTCAAGAGACGATCGGATCAATGAGATAAACAAGACTTTGCAGCATATGCAGACGGAACATCAGGAACTGCTCAACGGGGCTGAAGGGGAGCGTAAACTGGTGGAGGAGCTAACAGAAAGAGAAAAGGAACTCGAAGAGGAGATTCAGGGGCAAAGAATTGTGATCATGGAAGGAGCAGAAGGAAAAAGAGAAGCTATAAGGCAGCTATGCTTCTCGCTTGAACATTACAGGAACGAATACCATAGGCTTAGACAGGCTTGCATGGGGAACAAGAGAGTTCCAGTTTTGGCAACTTAA
- the LOC103422642 gene encoding DEAD-box ATP-dependent RNA helicase 20-like → MSYVPPHLRSSSRTTTTTTTTTTAKPSFRTLDDQSKLSSSNSHINNDKSSGGASFSSFSHSNASSRGSSGAVSQASRARPDSVVPQWKPSDRVLGMKPEMIEEVCLRLNLDVSASPDSAPAPAPIESFTDMCLHPSIMKDIDNHGYTTPTSIQAQAMPVALSGRDLLGCAETGSGKTAAFAIPMIQHCLAQPPVQRGDGPLALVLAPTRELAQQIEKEVKAFSASLESFRTAIVVGGTNISEQRSELRAGVDVVVATPGRFIDHLQQRNTSLTRISFVVLDEADRMLDMGFEPQIREVMRNLSEKHQTLLFSATMPEEIEELAQEYLTKPVQVKVGKVSSPTANVTQTLEKVPESEKTDRLLALLVEEASRVEGTGHPFPLTIVFVERKTRCDEVAEALVAQGLHAVALHGGRTQTEREAALRDFRKGTTSILVATDVASRGLDVSGVAHVINLDLPKSMEDYVHRIGRTGRAGSMGQSTSFYTDRDMFLVANIKKAISDAGSGNAVAFATGKTARRKEKEAAAAQKQARVALSNSSTAGPASVNIEDKYRFMFADSNNKKEGAADSAWDD, encoded by the exons ATGTCGTACGTGCCTCCGCACCTGAGGTCGAGCTCACGAaccaccacaaccaccaccaccaccaccaccgccaaACCCTCGTTCCGAACCCTAGACGATCAGAGCAAGCTCTCCTCCTCAAACTCTCACATCAACAACGATAAGTCGTCCGGTGGTGCTTCCTTCTCCAGCTTCTCGcactccaatgcctcctcccgCGGGAGCTCCGGCGCTGTCTCCCAGGCCAGCAGAGCTCGCCCTGACTCCGTCGTCCCTCAATGGAAGCCCTCCGACCGCGTCCTCGGCATGAAGCCTGAAATG ATTGAAGAGGTTTGTTTGCGGCTTAATTTGGATGTTTCTGCTAGTCCCGACTCTGCTCCTGCTCCGGCACCGATTGAGTCTTTCACAGATATG TGTTTGCACCCTAGCATCATGAAGGATATCGACAATCACGGATACACTACACCGACATCCATTCAGGCTCAAGCTATGCCGGTTGCCCTCAGTGGGAGGGACCTATTAGGTTGTGCTGAAACTGGCAGTGGAAAAACTGCTGCATTCGCCATTCCCATGATACAG CATTGCTTGGCTCAACCTCCTGTTCAGCGCGGTGATGGACCACTAGCTCTGGTATTGGCTCCGACTAGAGAGCTTGCCcaacaaattgaaaaagag GTCAAAGCTTTTAGTGCATCTCTCGAGTCCTTCAGAACTGCAATTGTGGTCGGTGGAACCAACATATCTGAGCAG AGGTCTGAGCTACGAGCAGGAGTTGATGTAGTGGTTGCCACTCCTGGACGGTTTATAGATCATTTACAACAAAGGAACACTTCTCTCACTAGAATTTCTTTTGTTGTTCTAGATGAAGCTGATAGAATGCTTGACATGGGATTTGAACCGCAGATAAGAGAG GTGATGCGGAACCTTTCTGAAAAGCATCAAACTTTGCTGTTCAGTGCAACTATGCCTGAAGAGATTGAAGAATTAGCTCAG GAATACTTAACTAAACCAgtgcaagtgaaggtgggaaaagtGAGTAGCCCTACAGCAAACGTAACTCAGACTTTGGAGAAGGTTCCTGAGAGTGAGAAG ACTGATCGGCTTTTGGCTTTGCTCGTAGAGGAGGCATCTCGGGTTGAAGGAACTGGCCATCCCTTTCCCTTAActattgtatttgttgaaagGAAG ACGAGATGTGATGAAGTTGCTGAAGCTTTGGTAGCACAAGGGTTGCATGCAGTTGCTCTTCATGGTGGTCGTACTCAAACTGAAAGAGAGGCTGCTCTACGTGATTTTAGAAAAGGCACTACCAGTATTTTG GTCGCGACTGATGTTGCATCTCGCGGTTTGGATGTCTCAGGAGTTGCACATGTTATCAATTTGGATCTTCCAAAG AGCATGGAAGATTATGTGCACCGGATTGGAAGAACGGGAAGAGCAGGATCAATGGGACAATCTACTTCCTTTTACACTGATCGTGATATG TTCCTCGTGGCAAatataaagaaagcaatatcaGATGCTGGATCTGGGAATGCTGTGGCTTTTGCAACTGGGAAG ACTgcaagaaggaaagagaaagaagcagCGGCTGCTCAAAAGCAAGCTAGGGTTGCCTTATCCAATAGCTCAACAGCGGGACCAGCATCAGTAAACATCGAGGATAAGTATCGGTTCATGTTTGCTGATTCGaacaataaaaaagaaggtGCAGCAGATAGTGCTTGGGACGATTGA